The Candidatus Hydrogenedentota bacterium region GCCGCGCGCAGCCTCGTGTCACGGATTCCTCTGTTTAGGATCTGCCCATACGCATCAATACAAGCATCGTCATACCGAGCAAGAAAAAGTCACCCCAAAAACGCGGTAAATCCAAGGCTTTATTTTCGCTTCCATTACAGCAAAAGCCTCCATCATCATCGCCCTCTCCTCCTTCGTTTTCGCCTTCGTTCGATGCCTCTCCTTCAGCCGGCGCTTCGCCTTCAACCGGAGCCTCACCTTCGACAGATACTTCACCCTCGACGGACTCCTCGCCTTCAATCGGTGTTTCGCCCTCAGATTGAACTTCGCCCTCGTGAGGTGTTTCACCTTCAACCTGCGGCTCACCTTCTATCGCAGACTCGCCCTCTTCACCCTCCGTCTCGCCTTCGTCTTCGACCGGTGTTAATTCAATTTGAATAAGTAGATCGGTAGGGATCCTAATTTCTTGAACAGCCGGATGATAGCCCGTCTTCGTTGTCGTCAGTTCGTAAGAACCGTATGGAATAGCGTTGAAGCGAAAACTTCCGCCTAATCCGGATTGAACCGTATAATCGCCCGGATTTAGCGTCAATGTCGCGTCACGGATGGTAATTATAGATTCCTCTTTCCGAACAATACCGTTCAAGCTGCCCACTTCGGTTTCACCTTCGCCTTCGACAGCCTCTTCGCCCTCATCAGGTGTCCCACCTTCGCCTTCGACAAACTCTTCGCCCTCATCAGGTGTCTCACCTTCACCCTCGACAGCCTCTTCGCCCTCATCAGACGTTTCTTCACCTTCGCCTTCGACAGACTCTTCTCCCTCCTCGGGCACCTCACCTTCAATTGGTGTCTCACCTTCGTCTTCGACGGGGGTTAATTCAATTTGGATGAGTAGGTTGGTAGGGATCGTAATTTCTCGGACAGACGGATGATAGCCCGCCCTCGTTGTCGTCAGTTCGTAATGACCATAGGGAATAGCGTTGAAGCGAAAGCTTCCGCCGAATCCGGATTGAACCGTATAATTGCCGGGAGTCAATGTCAATGTCGCGTCACGGATTGTAGTAAGCGAATCTTCTTTCCGAACAATACCGCTCAAACTACTCGTTTCTGATTCTTCATAGGTAGGCACCCGAGTTTCCGGTGTGGACTGACTACCATTTTGAAATTCTGTAAACCAAATGAGGTCGCCTCGAATGGTTTCTGCGTTTTCAAAATCAGGTACGTCTAAATAATATCGGATCGTAACCGGGAATAGGGGAATTTGGATCCAATAGTAATCCAATTGACCCGGTTTTTTCCCATTAAAATTAGCGGACTTCTCGTCTTTCTTTGAAATATCCTCGCCTCCGTAGCCTTCCTCAAAGCGCCCTGTATACACCCAGTCTTTTGGGAAGTATTCTTGAAACCCCAAAGATTGCAAACTGTTGATCGTGTTCGGGGTTCCATCCAAGTTGATTTCCACACGCAATTGATTGGAGCTGACAAAGTCCACTTTTCTGATAAAAGAGAGTCCTTCTTCCTGGCCGGCTAAAGGCAGCGCCAACAGAATAACAGCACAGAAAAGACTTAGTAAGATTTTTTTATGCACGATCTTTACTCCCTTATGCAGAAGAGCCATATTTTAATTATTACAACCACTCTATAGTATACCGTAACAACCTTTTTTTGTGACTTATTTTTTTCCCATAAGAAAATCTAGCTTAGCCGGGTAAAGGAATTTGGGAGATCTTGAACAGGTGCCTTATAATATACAGTATGCTGACGGCGGCAACGCGACAACAGCCGAATGATTCTGCTGCTGTGAAGCGACGGGTATGACTGCCCGAAAAAGGCACCTCTCGCCTAATGGCCGCTACCCCTTCACGAAGACACAAGATTAAAGATAGTGCCTTTGTGTTTACCTGCATGTTTCAAGGATTCAACAACTCATTATGAATATGCCACCTGAAG contains the following coding sequences:
- a CDS encoding carboxypeptidase regulatory-like domain-containing protein, with translation MHKKILLSLFCAVILLALPLAGQEEGLSFIRKVDFVSSNQLRVEINLDGTPNTINSLQSLGFQEYFPKDWVYTGRFEEGYGGEDISKKDEKSANFNGKKPGQLDYYWIQIPLFPVTIRYYLDVPDFENAETIRGDLIWFTEFQNGSQSTPETRVPTYEESETSSLSGIVRKEDSLTTIRDATLTLTPGNYTVQSGFGGSFRFNAIPYGHYELTTTRAGYHPSVREITIPTNLLIQIELTPVEDEGETPIEGEVPEEGEESVEGEGEETSDEGEEAVEGEGETPDEGEEFVEGEGGTPDEGEEAVEGEGETEVGSLNGIVRKEESIITIRDATLTLNPGDYTVQSGLGGSFRFNAIPYGSYELTTTKTGYHPAVQEIRIPTDLLIQIELTPVEDEGETEGEEGESAIEGEPQVEGETPHEGEVQSEGETPIEGEESVEGEVSVEGEAPVEGEAPAEGEASNEGENEGGEGDDDGGFCCNGSENKALDLPRFWGDFFLLGMTMLVLMRMGRS